From the Gadus chalcogrammus isolate NIFS_2021 chromosome 15, NIFS_Gcha_1.0, whole genome shotgun sequence genome, one window contains:
- the inpp5f gene encoding phosphatidylinositide phosphatase SAC2 isoform X2, which translates to MELFQAKDHYILQSGDRALWCSRQDGTMSVRPATDLLLAWNPVCLGLVEGIIGKIQLHTDLPLGLVLIRQKALVGRLPGNHKVYKITKIAVIPLSDEDPQELELELCKKHHFGIDRPEKLAMSPDDSKFLMKTLTQIKSNVAVPIKKKVKESKERERMERRLLDELYKVFMDSDSFYYSMTYDLTNTVQRQGDSGKSDLPLWKQVDDRFFWNKHMIQELIDLQDPAADFWVTPVIQGFVQVEELVVNYSESPDEERSSPETPPQELTCVDDIYPRFTVALISRRSRHRAGMRYKRRGVDTDGHVANYVETEQLIHVHSHTLSFVQSRGSVPVFWSQAGYRYNPRPRLEKGEKETVPFFASHFDEQLRIYQKQVIINLVDQGGREKIIGDSYLKQVLLYNNPNLTYVSFDFHEHCRGMKFENVQVLTDAISDIMTDMRWGWVDQAGVICQQDGIFRVNCMDCLDRTNVVQAAIARAVMEQQLKKLGVMPPEQPLPPKCYRIYQVMWANNGDTISRQYAGTAALKGDFTRTGERRLAGVMKDGVNSANRYYLNRFRDAYRQAVIDLMMGLPVTEDLYSIFSKEKEHEEKEQESQRGAQEQVSLLLQTYMQLLLPDDEKFHGGWALINCDMSIIDATNKDVDVLLLLSNNAYYIAYYDEEADKVNQYQRLHLEGMEKIEIGPEPTLFGKPKYCCMRLHYRNEETSGYFHTLRAATRNPEDDGKDTLQCIAEMLRITKEALGLDLLVVEKRLERRQSKPHEDIMGIQNRGGEPAQGASGLAQGKSFLLNKFSSLNQKVKQTRTNMGPFKPLGRLSTFSKPDVKANYLTPTMHVNLWKSDSSLETSDAAAAGPKDPGGADPDSEISSDSDSYTSDPERVCAGSLENVDYVLPSCGIVVSNPRLGIRSQSVELNVAAAAAAVRVTGGGGGKPVSPAPPAAPVAADDDSPGSASVAEEAILIDFGTPVDAYCHQFAQDAQTKPVEVFGEVKDAAAPPPPDDPAGPPPPPGPADPAADGRADAEPPPPPELQLPRPSQLDVHTTTSAPGLLTVHKPSSAASGGSQRSLSSQVEGGLGPSPNDGNGSRVVSPFAKIKSSMVQVASLTQAGLTQGINFAVAKVQKSPEPDVVNEALESELRAMFTQCQTRIIQI; encoded by the exons CTCTGCAAGAAGCATCACTTCGGCATCGACAGGCCAGAGAAGCTGGCCATGTCTCCGGACGACTCCAAGTTCCTCATGAAAACCTTAACGCAAATCAAGTCCAATGTGGCCGTGCCCATCAAGAAAAAG GTGAAGGAGAGCAAGGAGCGGGAGCGCATGGAGCGGCGTCTGCTGGACGAGCTGTACAAGGTGTTCATGGACTCAGACTCCTTCTACTACAGCATGACCTACGACCTCACCAACACCGTTCAGAGGCAGGGCGACTCCGGCAAGTCCGACTTGCCCCTCTGGAAACAG GTCGATGATCGGTTCTTCTGGAACAAACACATGATTCAGGAGCTGATTGACCTCCAG GACCCCGCGGCGGACTTCTGGGTGACGCCGGTCATCCAGGGCTTCGtccaggtggaggagctggtggtgaaCTACAGCGAGAGCCCCGACGAGGAGCGCAGCAGCCCCgagacccccccccaggagcTCACCTGCGTGGACGACATCTACCCCCGCTTCACCGTGGCCCTCATCTCTCGCCGCAGCCGCCACCGCGCAG GCATGCGCTACAAGCGTCGCGGCGTGGACACGGACGGCCATGTGGCCAACTACGTGGAGACGGAGCAGCTGATCCACGTGCACAGCCACACGCTGTCCTTCGTGCAGAGCCGCGGCTCGGTGCCCGTCTTCTGGAGCCAGGCGGGATACCGCTACAACCCGCGGCCGCGCCTGGAGAAAG GGGAGAAGGAGACGGTTCCTTTTTTTGCTTCCCATTTTGATGAGCAGCTAAGAATTTACCAGAAACAG GTCATCATCAATTTGGTGGACCAAGGCGGGCGCGAAAAGATAATCGGCGATTCCTATCTGAAACAAGTCCTCCTTTACAACAACCCAAACCTCACATACGTCTCCTTCGACTTCCACGAGCACTG cCGTGGTATGAAGTTTGAGAACGTGCAAGTACTGACGGATGCAATCTCTGACATCATGACGGACATGAGATGGGGCTG GGTGGACCAGGCGGGCGTGATTTGCCAGCAGGACGGGATCTTCCGGGTCAACTGTATGGACTGTCTGGACCGGACCAACGTGGTGCAGGCTGCCATCGCCCGGGCCGTGATGGAGCAGCAG CTGAAGAAGCTAGGGGTGATGCCTCCCGAGCAGCCGCTCCCCCCCAAGTGCTACAGGATCTACCAGGTCATGTGGGCCAACAACGGAGACACCATCAGCCGGCAGTACGCCGGGACGGCGGCCCTCAAG GGGGACTTCACCAGGACCGGCGAGCGCAGGCTGGCAGGCGTGATGAAGGACGGCGTGAACTCGGCCAACCGCTACTATCTCAACCGCTTCCGGGACGCGTACAGACAAGCCGTTATCG atctGATGATGGGCCTGCCGGTCACAGAGGACCTGTACTCCATCTTCAGCAAGGAGAAGGAGcacgaggagaaggagcaggagagccAGAGGGGAGCGCAGGAGCAGGTCAGCCTGCTGCTGCAGACCTAcatgcagctgctgctgcccgaCGACGAGAAGTTCCACGGGGGCTGGGCTCTCATCAACTGTGACATGAG CATTATAGATGCCACCAACAAAGATGTTGATGTCCTGCTTCTACTGTCCAACAATGCCTACTACATAGCTTA CTATGATGAAGAGGCCGACAAAGTCAACCAGTACCAGCGCCTTCATTTAGAGGGAATGGAGAAGATTGAGATTG gTCCAGAGCCCACGCTGTTCGGGAAGCCCAAGTACTGCTGCATGCGTCTGCACTACAGGAACGAGGAGACCAGCGGCTACTTCCACACGTTACGGGCAGCCACGCGCAACCCGGAGGACGACGGCAAAG ACACACTCCAATGCATAGCTGAGATGCTGCGCATTACCAAAGAAGCCctgggtctggacctgctggtggtggagaagaGGCTGGAGAG ACGGCAGAGTAAACCTCACGAGGACATCATGGGGATCCAGAACCGCGGCGGGGAGCCGGCGCAGGGGGCCTCGGGGCTCGCCCAGGGCAAGAGCTTCCTCCTCAACAAGTTCTCGTCGCTCAACCAGAAGGTGAAGCAGACCCGGACCAACATGGGCCCCTTCAAGCCCCTGGGCCGGCTGAGCACCTTCTCCAAGCCCGACGTCAAGGCCAACTACCTGACGCCCACCATGCACGTCAACCTGTGGAAGTCGGACAGCAGCCTGGAGACGtcggacgccgccgccgccgggccgaAGGACCCCGGGGGGGCGGACCCCGACTCGGAGATCTCCTCGGACTCGGACTCGTACACCTCGGACCCGGAGCGCGTGTGCGCCGGCTCCCTGGAGAACGTGGACTACGTGCTGCCCAGCTGCGGCATCGTGGTGTCCAACCCGCGCCTTGGCATCCGCTCCCAGTCGGTGGAGCTCAacgtggccgccgccgccgccgccgtccgggtcacgggcggcggcggcgggaagCCGGTCAGCCCCGCCCCGCCGGCCGCGCCGGTCGCCGCCGACGACGACTCGCCGGGCTCCGCCTCGGTGGCGGAGGAGGCCATCCTCATCGACTTCGGGACGCCCGTCGACGCCTACTGCCACCAGTTCGCCCAGGACGCCCAGACCAAGCCCGTGGAGGTGTTCGGCGAGGTCAAGGACGCcgccgcccctcctcctcccgatgaccccgccggccccccgccgccccccggccccgccgACCCCGCCGCCGACGGGCGGGCGGACGCggagccgccgcccccccccgagCTCCAGCTCCCCCGGCCGTCCCAGCTGGATGTCCACACCACTACCTCCGCCCCCGGCCTGCTGACCGTCCACAAGCCCAGCTCGGCCGCCTCGGGGGGGTCCCAGCGGAGCCTCTCGTCCCAGGTGGAGGGCGGCCTGGGGCCCTCGCCCAACGACGGCAACGGCAGCCGGGTGGTGTCCCCCTTCGCCAAGATCAAGAGCTCCATGGTCCAGGTGGCCAGCCTCACGCAGGCCGGCCTCACCCAGGGGATCAACTTCGCCGTGGCCAAGGTGCAGAAGAGCCCGGAgcccgacgtggtcaacgaggCCCTGGAGAGCGAGCTCAGGGCCATGTTTACGCAGTGCCAGACACGCATCATCCAGATCTAG
- the inpp5f gene encoding phosphatidylinositide phosphatase SAC2 isoform X1 — translation MELFQAKDHYILQSGDRALWCSRQDGTMSVRPATDLLLAWNPVCLGLVEGIIGKIQLHTDLPLGLVLIRQKALVGRLPGNHKVYKITKIAVIPLSDEDPQELELELCKKHHFGIDRPEKLAMSPDDSKFLMKTLTQIKSNVAVPIKKKYAPAFQVKESKERERMERRLLDELYKVFMDSDSFYYSMTYDLTNTVQRQGDSGKSDLPLWKQVDDRFFWNKHMIQELIDLQDPAADFWVTPVIQGFVQVEELVVNYSESPDEERSSPETPPQELTCVDDIYPRFTVALISRRSRHRAGMRYKRRGVDTDGHVANYVETEQLIHVHSHTLSFVQSRGSVPVFWSQAGYRYNPRPRLEKGEKETVPFFASHFDEQLRIYQKQVIINLVDQGGREKIIGDSYLKQVLLYNNPNLTYVSFDFHEHCRGMKFENVQVLTDAISDIMTDMRWGWVDQAGVICQQDGIFRVNCMDCLDRTNVVQAAIARAVMEQQLKKLGVMPPEQPLPPKCYRIYQVMWANNGDTISRQYAGTAALKGDFTRTGERRLAGVMKDGVNSANRYYLNRFRDAYRQAVIDLMMGLPVTEDLYSIFSKEKEHEEKEQESQRGAQEQVSLLLQTYMQLLLPDDEKFHGGWALINCDMSIIDATNKDVDVLLLLSNNAYYIAYYDEEADKVNQYQRLHLEGMEKIEIGPEPTLFGKPKYCCMRLHYRNEETSGYFHTLRAATRNPEDDGKDTLQCIAEMLRITKEALGLDLLVVEKRLERRQSKPHEDIMGIQNRGGEPAQGASGLAQGKSFLLNKFSSLNQKVKQTRTNMGPFKPLGRLSTFSKPDVKANYLTPTMHVNLWKSDSSLETSDAAAAGPKDPGGADPDSEISSDSDSYTSDPERVCAGSLENVDYVLPSCGIVVSNPRLGIRSQSVELNVAAAAAAVRVTGGGGGKPVSPAPPAAPVAADDDSPGSASVAEEAILIDFGTPVDAYCHQFAQDAQTKPVEVFGEVKDAAAPPPPDDPAGPPPPPGPADPAADGRADAEPPPPPELQLPRPSQLDVHTTTSAPGLLTVHKPSSAASGGSQRSLSSQVEGGLGPSPNDGNGSRVVSPFAKIKSSMVQVASLTQAGLTQGINFAVAKVQKSPEPDVVNEALESELRAMFTQCQTRIIQI, via the exons CTCTGCAAGAAGCATCACTTCGGCATCGACAGGCCAGAGAAGCTGGCCATGTCTCCGGACGACTCCAAGTTCCTCATGAAAACCTTAACGCAAATCAAGTCCAATGTGGCCGTGCCCATCAAGAAAAAG TACGCCCCTGCCTTCCAGGTGAAGGAGAGCAAGGAGCGGGAGCGCATGGAGCGGCGTCTGCTGGACGAGCTGTACAAGGTGTTCATGGACTCAGACTCCTTCTACTACAGCATGACCTACGACCTCACCAACACCGTTCAGAGGCAGGGCGACTCCGGCAAGTCCGACTTGCCCCTCTGGAAACAG GTCGATGATCGGTTCTTCTGGAACAAACACATGATTCAGGAGCTGATTGACCTCCAG GACCCCGCGGCGGACTTCTGGGTGACGCCGGTCATCCAGGGCTTCGtccaggtggaggagctggtggtgaaCTACAGCGAGAGCCCCGACGAGGAGCGCAGCAGCCCCgagacccccccccaggagcTCACCTGCGTGGACGACATCTACCCCCGCTTCACCGTGGCCCTCATCTCTCGCCGCAGCCGCCACCGCGCAG GCATGCGCTACAAGCGTCGCGGCGTGGACACGGACGGCCATGTGGCCAACTACGTGGAGACGGAGCAGCTGATCCACGTGCACAGCCACACGCTGTCCTTCGTGCAGAGCCGCGGCTCGGTGCCCGTCTTCTGGAGCCAGGCGGGATACCGCTACAACCCGCGGCCGCGCCTGGAGAAAG GGGAGAAGGAGACGGTTCCTTTTTTTGCTTCCCATTTTGATGAGCAGCTAAGAATTTACCAGAAACAG GTCATCATCAATTTGGTGGACCAAGGCGGGCGCGAAAAGATAATCGGCGATTCCTATCTGAAACAAGTCCTCCTTTACAACAACCCAAACCTCACATACGTCTCCTTCGACTTCCACGAGCACTG cCGTGGTATGAAGTTTGAGAACGTGCAAGTACTGACGGATGCAATCTCTGACATCATGACGGACATGAGATGGGGCTG GGTGGACCAGGCGGGCGTGATTTGCCAGCAGGACGGGATCTTCCGGGTCAACTGTATGGACTGTCTGGACCGGACCAACGTGGTGCAGGCTGCCATCGCCCGGGCCGTGATGGAGCAGCAG CTGAAGAAGCTAGGGGTGATGCCTCCCGAGCAGCCGCTCCCCCCCAAGTGCTACAGGATCTACCAGGTCATGTGGGCCAACAACGGAGACACCATCAGCCGGCAGTACGCCGGGACGGCGGCCCTCAAG GGGGACTTCACCAGGACCGGCGAGCGCAGGCTGGCAGGCGTGATGAAGGACGGCGTGAACTCGGCCAACCGCTACTATCTCAACCGCTTCCGGGACGCGTACAGACAAGCCGTTATCG atctGATGATGGGCCTGCCGGTCACAGAGGACCTGTACTCCATCTTCAGCAAGGAGAAGGAGcacgaggagaaggagcaggagagccAGAGGGGAGCGCAGGAGCAGGTCAGCCTGCTGCTGCAGACCTAcatgcagctgctgctgcccgaCGACGAGAAGTTCCACGGGGGCTGGGCTCTCATCAACTGTGACATGAG CATTATAGATGCCACCAACAAAGATGTTGATGTCCTGCTTCTACTGTCCAACAATGCCTACTACATAGCTTA CTATGATGAAGAGGCCGACAAAGTCAACCAGTACCAGCGCCTTCATTTAGAGGGAATGGAGAAGATTGAGATTG gTCCAGAGCCCACGCTGTTCGGGAAGCCCAAGTACTGCTGCATGCGTCTGCACTACAGGAACGAGGAGACCAGCGGCTACTTCCACACGTTACGGGCAGCCACGCGCAACCCGGAGGACGACGGCAAAG ACACACTCCAATGCATAGCTGAGATGCTGCGCATTACCAAAGAAGCCctgggtctggacctgctggtggtggagaagaGGCTGGAGAG ACGGCAGAGTAAACCTCACGAGGACATCATGGGGATCCAGAACCGCGGCGGGGAGCCGGCGCAGGGGGCCTCGGGGCTCGCCCAGGGCAAGAGCTTCCTCCTCAACAAGTTCTCGTCGCTCAACCAGAAGGTGAAGCAGACCCGGACCAACATGGGCCCCTTCAAGCCCCTGGGCCGGCTGAGCACCTTCTCCAAGCCCGACGTCAAGGCCAACTACCTGACGCCCACCATGCACGTCAACCTGTGGAAGTCGGACAGCAGCCTGGAGACGtcggacgccgccgccgccgggccgaAGGACCCCGGGGGGGCGGACCCCGACTCGGAGATCTCCTCGGACTCGGACTCGTACACCTCGGACCCGGAGCGCGTGTGCGCCGGCTCCCTGGAGAACGTGGACTACGTGCTGCCCAGCTGCGGCATCGTGGTGTCCAACCCGCGCCTTGGCATCCGCTCCCAGTCGGTGGAGCTCAacgtggccgccgccgccgccgccgtccgggtcacgggcggcggcggcgggaagCCGGTCAGCCCCGCCCCGCCGGCCGCGCCGGTCGCCGCCGACGACGACTCGCCGGGCTCCGCCTCGGTGGCGGAGGAGGCCATCCTCATCGACTTCGGGACGCCCGTCGACGCCTACTGCCACCAGTTCGCCCAGGACGCCCAGACCAAGCCCGTGGAGGTGTTCGGCGAGGTCAAGGACGCcgccgcccctcctcctcccgatgaccccgccggccccccgccgccccccggccccgccgACCCCGCCGCCGACGGGCGGGCGGACGCggagccgccgcccccccccgagCTCCAGCTCCCCCGGCCGTCCCAGCTGGATGTCCACACCACTACCTCCGCCCCCGGCCTGCTGACCGTCCACAAGCCCAGCTCGGCCGCCTCGGGGGGGTCCCAGCGGAGCCTCTCGTCCCAGGTGGAGGGCGGCCTGGGGCCCTCGCCCAACGACGGCAACGGCAGCCGGGTGGTGTCCCCCTTCGCCAAGATCAAGAGCTCCATGGTCCAGGTGGCCAGCCTCACGCAGGCCGGCCTCACCCAGGGGATCAACTTCGCCGTGGCCAAGGTGCAGAAGAGCCCGGAgcccgacgtggtcaacgaggCCCTGGAGAGCGAGCTCAGGGCCATGTTTACGCAGTGCCAGACACGCATCATCCAGATCTAG